One genomic window of Evansella cellulosilytica DSM 2522 includes the following:
- a CDS encoding ATP-binding cassette domain-containing protein — MAIIQLKEVTKQYRSKNALRGISFDIEENTITGLIGRNGAGKTTLLKIITGHIKATSGEAKVFGKQPFDQLTISANSIFVDDQMSFPESLTLYEILEKAESFYKNWDNELALRLFEYFSFHKKQYHSELSKGMKSTFHSIIGIASRCPLTIFDEPTTGMDSSVRKDFYRALLKDYIAHPRTIILSSHLLGEIEELLENILLLKEGEVVLHQSIDDMKELAIALRGNKNTIKQFIPSLDVYHEHRISEDFTYIVVENRFNKTELQKIKEANIEVNRVPTDDLCVFLTSKTKGGIDDVFQRS; from the coding sequence ATGGCTATCATTCAGTTAAAAGAGGTTACAAAACAGTACCGTAGTAAAAACGCATTACGTGGTATCTCTTTTGATATAGAAGAAAATACGATAACTGGATTAATTGGACGAAATGGCGCGGGTAAAACAACATTGTTAAAAATAATAACTGGTCATATTAAAGCGACATCTGGTGAAGCGAAAGTCTTCGGAAAGCAGCCTTTTGATCAGTTAACAATTTCAGCAAATTCAATTTTTGTTGATGACCAAATGAGTTTTCCTGAATCACTTACTTTGTATGAAATATTAGAAAAAGCTGAAAGCTTTTATAAAAATTGGGATAACGAATTAGCTCTCCGGTTATTTGAGTATTTTTCATTTCATAAGAAGCAATATCATAGTGAACTTTCAAAAGGAATGAAAAGCACCTTTCATTCGATCATAGGAATTGCCTCAAGGTGTCCATTAACGATATTTGATGAGCCAACAACGGGGATGGATTCATCTGTAAGAAAAGACTTTTATCGTGCTCTGTTGAAAGATTATATTGCCCATCCTAGAACGATTATTTTATCTAGCCATCTTCTTGGAGAGATAGAAGAGTTGTTGGAGAATATTTTGCTTTTAAAAGAAGGAGAGGTTGTTTTACATCAATCTATTGATGACATGAAGGAATTAGCAATAGCTTTGAGAGGAAATAAAAATACAATTAAACAATTTATACCTAGTCTGGATGTGTATCATGAGCATCGTATATCCGAAGATTTTACTTATATCGTAGTAGAAAACCGCTTCAATAAGACAGAACTACAAAAAATAAAAGAGGCAAATATTGAGGTTAACCGTGTACCAACAGATGACTTATGTGTGTTCTTAACGAGTAAAACAAAGGGAGGGATAGATGATGTCTTTCAGCGAAGTTAA
- a CDS encoding GntR family transcriptional regulator produces MKIQNDSNKPIYIQIAEWLEAEILAGSFKVDDKVYSQYQLAEMFTINPATAAKGLTMLVDERILYKRRGLGMFVSSEAKEMILNKRKSNTLVKLVKDLVQEANRLDVKEEELILMIKREKEE; encoded by the coding sequence ATGAAGATCCAAAACGATAGTAATAAGCCAATTTATATTCAAATTGCTGAATGGCTAGAGGCGGAAATATTGGCAGGGAGCTTTAAAGTGGATGATAAAGTTTATTCACAATATCAACTTGCAGAGATGTTCACTATTAATCCAGCAACTGCAGCAAAGGGGTTAACTATGCTAGTTGATGAACGTATTTTATACAAGAGGCGGGGATTAGGAATGTTTGTTTCTTCTGAAGCAAAAGAAATGATTTTAAATAAACGCAAAAGTAACACTTTAGTAAAATTAGTGAAAGATCTTGTCCAGGAGGCAAATCGTCTTGATGTGAAGGAAGAGGAGTTAATACTTATGATTAAAAGGGAGAAGGAGGAGTAA
- a CDS encoding DUF420 domain-containing protein, with product MATFLPFISTVFIALSAIAVAIGWYLIAKRKVDAHKKAMFWAAVLATVFFITYLSKTFFIGSTSFGGPENVALFYTIFLIIHIILATLAAVLGIVTLITGYKNNLKRHRKLGPLTSVIWFISAGTGIAVYFMLYIIYPSGETTNLFRAIIGG from the coding sequence TTGGCAACTTTCTTACCATTTATTAGTACTGTATTCATTGCTTTAAGCGCCATTGCAGTAGCCATTGGCTGGTATCTTATCGCAAAGCGCAAAGTGGATGCTCATAAAAAAGCAATGTTTTGGGCTGCGGTTTTAGCAACAGTGTTTTTTATTACTTATTTAAGTAAAACGTTTTTTATTGGTAGTACATCATTTGGCGGACCGGAAAATGTCGCACTATTTTATACTATTTTTCTTATTATTCATATCATCCTAGCGACACTTGCAGCAGTTCTAGGAATTGTAACATTAATAACAGGGTATAAAAATAATTTGAAACGACACCGAAAGTTAGGCCCATTGACATCAGTTATTTGGTTTATTTCCGCCGGAACTGGTATCGCAGTATATTTTATGCTATATATTATTTATCCATCAGGTGAAACGACTAATTTATTTCGGGCAATCATTGGTGGGTAA